A window from Telopea speciosissima isolate NSW1024214 ecotype Mountain lineage chromosome 8, Tspe_v1, whole genome shotgun sequence encodes these proteins:
- the LOC122671435 gene encoding glucomannan 4-beta-mannosyltransferase 9-like, whose translation MENLASTTLLPEAFQGTRDDITGQFGFIWDQIKAPLIVPLLRLGVVICLTMSVMLFIERVYMGVVITLVKLFGRKPDKRYKWEPIKDDVEMGNSAYPMVLIQIPMYNEREVYQLSIRATCGLSWPSDRIIIQVLDDSTDQSVKDLVQLECQRWASKGINIKYEVRDNRTGYKAGALKEGMKRSYVKNCDYVVIFDADFQPDPDYLWRAIPFLVHNPEIGLVQARWVFVNSDECMMTRMQEMSLDYHFTVEQEVGSSTYAFFGFNGTAGVWRIAAINEAGGWKDRTTVEDMDLAVRASLKGWKFLYLGDLQVKSELPSTFKAYRFQQHRWSCGPANLFRKMVMEIIRNKKVTLWKKVYVIYSFFFVRKIIAHIVTFSFYCIILPMTILVPEVEVPKWGAVYIPCIITILNAVGTPRSIHLLFFWILFENVMSLHRTKATLIGLLEAGRVNEWVVTEKLGDALKIKAAGPKAPKKPLFKFGERLNLLELGFAAFLFFCGCYDVAFGKNHYFIYLFLQSFSFFIMGFNYVGTFVPN comes from the exons ATGGAGAATCTTGCTTCGACGACCCTTCTTCCTGAAGCGTTTCAGGGTACGAGAGATGACATTACGGGGCAATTTGGATTCATTTGGGATCAGATCAAAGCGCCTCTAATTGTTCCACTGCTCAGGCTTGGGGTTGTAATATGTTTGACCATGTCGGTCATGCTTTTCATCGAACGGGTTTACATGGGCGTCGTGATCACTCTTGTAAAGCTGTTTGGACGAAAACCAGACAAGCGATACAAATGGGAACCTATCAAAGACGATGTTGAGATGGGTAATTCAGCTTACCCCATGGTTCTCATCCAAATTCCAATGTACAATGAAAGAGAG GTTTATCAGCTTTCCATTAGAGCTACATGTGGGCTTTCATGGCCTTCCGATCGAATTATAATCCAAGTTCTCGACGATTCCACCGACCAATCCGTCAAG GATTTGGTGCAGCTTGAATGCCAGAGATGGGCAAGCAAAGGAATCAACATCAAATATGAGGTGAGAGACAATAGAACTGGTTACAAAGCAGGGGCTCTGAAAGAAGGAATGAAACGAAGCTACGTGAAGAACTGCGATTATGTCGTCATTTTCGACGCAGATTTCCAACCAGACCCGGATTACCTCTGGAGAGCCATCCCTTTCCTTGTCCACAACCCTGAAATCGGTCTTGTTCAAGCTCGCTGGGTTTTCG TAAATTCGGACGAGTGTATGATGACTAGAATGCAAGAGATGTCGTTGGATTATCATTTCACGGTGGAGCAGGAAGTCGGCTCCTCCACCTACGCCTTCTTCGGGTTTAACG gaaCGGCTGGTGTGTGGAGGATAGCAGCCATCAATGAGGCCGGGGGTTGGAAGGACCGGACCACGGTCGAAGACATGGATTTGGCGGTTCGAGCCAGTCTCAAGGGTTGGAAATTCTTGTACCTGGGTGATCTCCAG GTTAAGAGCGAATTGCCAAGTACTTTTAAAGCCTACCGCTTCCAGCAGCATCGGTGGTCCTGTGGACCTGCTAATCTGTTTAGGAAAATGGTGATGGAGATCATAAGGAACAAG AAAGTAACTCTGTGGAAGAAAGTGTATGTGATCTACAGTTTCTTCTTTGTTCGCAAGATCATAGCCCATATCGTAACCTTTTCCTTTTACTGTATTATATTGCCAATGACTATTTTGGTTCCCGAAGTCGAGGTTCCAAAGTGGGGAGCTGTTTATATCCCTTGCATCATTACCATTCTTAATGCAGTTGGAACTCCAAG GTCAATCCACCTGTTGTTTTTCTGGATCCTTTTCGAGAATGTCATGTCTTTGCACCGGACCAAAGCAACCTTAATTGGTCTACTCGAGGCAGGGAGAGTAAATGAATGGGTTGTCACTGAGAAATTGGGAGATGCTCTCAAGATAAAAGCAGCTGGCCCTAAAGCACCTAAGAAACCTCTATTCAAATTTGGAGAGag ACTTAATCTGCTGGAGCTCGGATTtgcagccttcctcttcttctgtgGCTGTTATGATGTTGCATTTGGGAAAAACCACTACTTCATATACCTTTTCCTTCAATCCTTCTCATTCTTCATCATGGGTTTTAATTATGTAGGCACATTTGTCCCCAACTAA